A genomic region of Tigriopus californicus strain San Diego chromosome 1, Tcal_SD_v2.1, whole genome shotgun sequence contains the following coding sequences:
- the LOC131877899 gene encoding myosin heavy chain, muscle-like has translation MPGHVKLGNTGEPDPDPMPYLVVSQDMRRADMNKPYDPRKSVWAPAPDGGFVEAMLDSEAGGKTTVYVGHEKKVFKSEQIGQINPPKFEKCEDMANLTYLNDASVFWNLKTRYQAKLIYTYSGLFCVVVNPYKRFPIYTPTVVKVYLGKRRNEVPPHLWAITETAYRNMLQNTKDQSMLITGESGAGKTENTKKVISYLAMVASSGKKSGKKVSLEDQIVATNPILESYGNAKTSRNDNSSRFGKFIRIHFTTTGKLAGCDIESYLLEKSRITQQQEVERSYHIFYQLLMPFVPDMKAKCELSDDIYDYSYVSQGKTSVASIDDNEELEYTDNAFDILGFSETEKWDCFKLTAAVMSMGEIKFKQKGRDEQCEPDGLEWATKAATLCGVDAEGLLKAFVKPRIKVGTEWVTKGQNIDQATNAVGGIARAIYDRIFKWLISKCNETLIDPTMKKSHFVAVLDIAGFEIFEYNGFEQISINFVNEKLQQFFNHHMFVVEQEEYISEGIDWAMVDFGMDLAACIIMFEKPMGIWAILEEESLFPKATDKTFEEKVKAQHLGKSPPMAKPQSKTDKNAHFAIIHYAGIVSYNVTGWLEKNKDPVNDTVVDLLKKGSNALLVHLWLDHPGQTAPPPADDAKGGKKKKKGGGAKTVSSVYLVQLQSLMTTLHSTEPHFIRCIVPNTHKQPGGVEPQLIMHQLTCNGVLEGIRICMRGFPNRIQYPDFRQRYQVLGGAKSNSEKDPKKCAQIILEATEGFEPEKYRLGHTKVFFRAGSLALLEEKRDEIVTALIRKIQGGCFGFMSRKDFAKRKAKRDYITVIQRNLRKYKEHKDWNWFMIIQKTRPLIGLVNVEEELRVLEEKANEAYGFYQDQLNTKAKLEEENNELSAELEGLRATIRHEQGDLGAYQEKMAKFSAQKADLEIQLQENRQKLEREERARQNATEEKRNFEREVGSVKQEASEMQARLDKSSQEKNKLDQMLRGLNDEVVHQDEVISKLNKEKRHLSDSMNKFNDELATNQDKFAHLNDVKAKLEKTLDQMDSALENEKRLKSNVEKERRRMEGELKISQESVLDLERGKRELEQAILRKDTEIHQMITNLDDEQAGMNRIQKNIKELQARVEELEEELEAERQGRAKAERQRQDLARELDELAERLEESSHATVAQMELNKKRESEIMKLRKDVEEINIQHEATLISLRRKHQDAVAEMSDQIDQLNKLRARIEKDKGTVRMQLDDTRAATDHVNHDKSVAEKNLKALDGQLMQLQKKIDDHVAALVDYENQNKRLTSENANLFTRLEDLMGNASILQKVKIQLASQLDDAKRNCDEEAKERQSLLGRFRTLEHEYDGVKSHCDDEIQQKEEVARQMAKASDECNLWRMKYENDILIKVEELEATKIKLQARLAEAESTMESLNGRLMALEKSKDATAKEIEEMAMRVDQANVLYNQAERKIKMMDAAIAEWKSKADSASMELNNSQKECRNASAELFRVKNGYEEAASQLDEVKRENNNLSEEIKDLMEQISEGGRSIHEIEKQRKKLESEKFELESALSDAEGALEQEENKLLRLNLEVNQVRADIEKRIQEKEEEFEGTKRNHAKQLEQMQFNIEAELKAKAEAMRMRKKLELDVTELESALEHASLANMELQKNIKGYQERIKERTAQFEEEQRAKDEARDMMLAAERRAGSLQNGLEEAKTMLDQADRARKQSEQELSDTNETLADLTVQNQSLNSAKRKLDQDLGDLRGEADEAASDARMTEDKAKRAMLDAAKIAEELRYEQEFAQALEKERKDMEARAHEIQVQVDDAEQNAIKWGRKMVAKLDSRVKELEAELDTEQRRLGDATKNFRKADRGIKEYTFRQEEDRKNAERMQELVDRLQNQVRNYKKQIEEAEEIAALNLAKYRKAQVELQESLERADLNEQALAKYRARGRSASIARDF, from the exons ATGCCTGGTCACGTCAAACTCGGTAATACTGGGGAGCCCGATCCCGATCCAATGCCTTACTTGGTGGTGAGTCAGGATATGAGACGGGCAGATATGAACAAGCCGTATGATCCGAGGAAGTCTGTGTGGGCACCTGCTCCAGATGGTGGATTTGTGGAGGCAATGCTGGATTCAGAGGCCGGTGGCAAGACCACAGTCTATGTGGGGCACGAG aaaaaagtttttaaaagtGAGCAAATTGGCCAGATCAATCCTCCCAAATTCGAGAAATGCGAGGACATGGCCAACTTGACTTATCTCAATGATGCCTCTGTATTCTGGAACTTGAAGACCCGGTATCAGGCTAAGCTCATTTACACCTACTCGGGACTCTTTTGCGTGGTGGTGAACCCTTACAAACGATTCCCCATCTACACCCCAACCGTGGTCAAGGTGTACCTTGGGAAAAGAAGGAACGAGGTGCCTCCTCACTTGTGGGCCATCACGGAAACGGCATATCGCAACATGCTTCAGAATACCAAGGATCAGTCCATGTTGATCACTGGTGAGTCCGGAGCCGGAAAGACCGAGAACACCAAGAAGGTCATTTCCTACTTGGCCATGGTGGCCTCGTCAGGCAAGAAGAGTGGCAAGAAGGTTTCACTTGAGGACCAGATCGTGGCTACCAATCCCATCTTGGAGTCCTATGGTAATGCCAAAACATCCAGGAATGACAATTCCTCCCGATTCGGTAAATTCATCCGTATCCATTTTACCACCACCGGAAAACTGGCTGGTTGTGATATTGAGTCCTACCTGCTGGAAAAGTCTCGAATCACCCAACAACAAGAGGTCGAGCGATCCTACCATATCTTTTACCAATTGCTCATGCCGTTCGTGCCCGACATGAAGGCCAAATGCGAGTTGTCCGACGACATCTACGACTACAGCTACGTGTCTCAAGGAAAAACTTCTGTGGCATCCATTGATGACAATGAGGAGCTGGAATACACCGACAACGCCTTCGACATCTTGGGATTCTCTGAGACTGAGAAGTGGGATTGCTTCAAGCTCACAGCTGCTGTCATGTCGATGGGAGAAATCAAGTTCAAGCAAAAGGGTCGTGATGAGCAATGTGAGCCTGACGGCCTTGAGTGGGCCACAAAGGCTGCTACCCTTTGCGGAGTGGATGCCGAGGGTCTTCTTAAGGCCTTTGTTAAGCCTCGCATTAAGGTTGGAACGGAATGGGTTACCAAAGGTCAGAACATTGACCAAGCAACCAATGCCGTTGGGGGTATTGCTCGAGCAATCTATGATCGCATCTTCAAGTGGTTGATCAGCAAGTGTAACGAAACACTAATTGACCCTACAATGAAGAAGTCCCACTTTGTGGCTGTCTTGGATATCGCTGGTTTCGAGATCTTTGAGTACAATGGCTTCGAACAAATCTCCATTAACTTTGTCAATGAGAAGCTTCAACAATTCTTCAACCATCACATGTTTGTAGTGGAACAAGAGGAATATATCTCTGAGGGCATTGATTGGGCTATGGTGGATTTCGGCATGGATTTGGCTGCTTGCATCATCATGTTTGAGAAACCAATGGGCATCTGGGCCATTCTGGAGGAGGAGTCTCTCTTCCCCAAGGCCACTGACAAGACCTTTGAAGAAAAGGTAAAGGCTCAACATTTGGGCAAGTCGCCTCCAATGGCCAAGCCTCAGTCCAAGACGGACAAGAATGCTCACTTTGCCATCATTCATTATGCTGGCATTGTTTCCTACAATGTCACTGGATGGCTGGAGAAGAACAAGGATCCTGTCAATGACACCGTTGTGGATCTCTTAAAGAAGGGTAGCAACGCCCTTTTGGTTCATCTGTGGTTGGATCACCCTGGTCAGACTGCTCCACCTCCAGCTGATGACGCCAAGGgtggcaagaagaagaagaagggagGCGGAGCCAAAACCGTGTCTTCCGTCTATTTGGTTCAATTACAATCTCTTATGACTACCCTGCATAGTACAGAGCCCCATTTTATCCGTTGTATCGTTCCCAACACCCACAAGCAACCGGGTGGAGTTGAACCTCAACTTATCATGCATCAGCTCACTTGTAATGGTGTGCTTGAGGGTATTCGCATCTGTATGCGAGGATTCCCCAACAGAATCCAGTATCCAGATTTCAGGCAACGATATCAGGTTTTAGGAGGTGCTAAATCCAATTCCGAAAAAGATCCGAAAAAGTGTGCCCAAATTATTTTGGAAGCCACCGAAGGCTTTGAGCCTGAGAAATACCGCTTAGGCCACACCAAG GTGTTCTTCAGGGCCGGAAGCTTGGCTCTTCtggaagagaagagagatGAAATTGTGACGGCTCTCATTCGCAAGATCCAGGGAGGCTGCTTTGGGTTTATGAGCAGGAAGGACTTTGCCAAACGCAAGGCCAAACG GGATTACATTACGGTTATCCAAAGAAATTTGAGGAAGTACAAAGAGCATAAAGATTGgaattggtttatgattatTCAGAAGACCAGACCCTTGATTGGCTTGGTAAACGTGGAAGAGGAATTGAgagttttggaagaaaaagctAATGAAGCCTATGGATTTTATCAAGATCAATTGAACACCAAGgcaaaattggaagaagaaaacaacgaGCTTTCGGCTGAATTGGAAGGTTTGAGGGCCACTATTAGGCATGAGCAAGGCGATTTGGGAGCTTATcaagagaaaatggccaagtttTCGGCCCAAAAAGCAGATCTTGAGATTCAGTTGCAAGAAAACCGCCAAAAACTTGAACGTGAAGAAAGGGCTCGTCAAAATGcaactgaagaaaaaagaaattttgagCGAGAGGTTGGGTCGGTCAAACAGGAAGCGAGCGAGATGCAAGCCAGATTAGACAAATCATCTCAGGAGAAGaacaagttggatcagatgCTCAGAGGCCTTAACGATGAAGTTGTTCATCAAGATGAGGTTATTTCCAAGCTGAACAAAGAAAAGCGTCATCTGTCCGACAGTATGAATAAGTTCAACGACGAATTGGCTACCAATCAAGATAAGTTCGCACACTTGAACGACGTCAAGGCTAAATTGGAAAAGACATTGGACCAAATGGATAGCGCTTTGGAAAACGAGAAGCGATTGAAATCCAACGTGGAGAAAGAACGCCGTCGTATGGAAGGCGAGCTGAAAATTTCCCAAGAATCTGTCCTAGATCTAGAACGTGGGAAAAGAGAGTTGGAACAAGCCATCCTCAGGAAGGATACCGAGATCCATCAAATGATCACCAATCTGGACGATGAGCAAGCAGGCATGAATCGAATCCAAAAGAACATCAAGGAACTCCAAGCCCGGGTGGAGGAACTCGAGGAGGAATTGGAAGCTGAGAGGCAAGGCCGCGCCAAGGCCGAGAGACAACGTCAAGATCTGGCCAGAGAATTGGATGAACTAGCCGAGCGTTTGGAAGAGTCCTCTCACGCTACTGTAGCGCAAATGGAGCTCAACAAGAAACGCGAGAGTGAGATTATGAAACTCAGGAAAGACGTCGAGGAGATCAATATCCAACATGAGGCCACTCTCATTAGTTTGAGGAGGAAGCATCAAGATGCCGTGGCTGAAATGTCCGACCAAATTGATCAGCTCAATAAATTGAGGGCCCGAATCGAAAAGGATAAGGGAACTGTTCGTATGCAGTTGGACGATACTCGAGCCGCCACGGACCACGTGAATCATGACAAGTCCGTGGCTGAGAAGAACCTGAAGGCCTTGGATGGACAACTCATGCAACTTCAAAAGAAGATTGATGACCATGTGGCAGCTTTGGTAGACTACGAGAATCAGAACAAACGATTGACATcagaaaatgccaatttgttcACACGTTTGGAAGATTTAATGGGCAATGCCTCCATCCTGCAAAAGGTCAAGATTCAGTTGGCGAGCCAATTGGACGATGCGAAGCGAAACTGCGACGAAGAGGCCAAGGAGCGTCAATCTTTGTTGGGACGATTCAGGACCCTGGAGCACGAATATGATGGGGTCAAGAGCCATTGCGATGACGAGATCCAACAGAAGGAGGAAGTGGCTCGTCAAATGGCCAAGGCTAGTGATGAGTGCAATCTGTGGCGAATGAAGTACGAGAATGACATCCTGATTAAGGTTGAGGAGCTTGAGGCCACCAAAATCAAGCTTCAGGCCCGCTTGGCCGAGGCTGAGAGCACCATGGAGAGCTTAAATGGCCGACTGATGGCTCTTGAGAAATCCAAGGATGCGACGGCCAAGGAGATTGAAGAAATGGCCATGCGTGTGGATCAGGCCAATGTGCTCTACAATCAGGCCGAACGGAAGATCAAGATGATGGACGCAGCTATCGCCGAATGGAAGAGCAAGGCTGATAGTGCTTCAATGGAGCTGAACAACAGTCAAAAGGAGTGTCGAAACGCTTCAGCCGAGCTTTTCAGAGTCAAAAATGGCTACGAAGAGGCTGCTTCGCaattggacgaggtcaagagAGAAAATAACAACTTGAGTGAAGAAATCAAGGACCTGATGGAACAAATCTCCGAAGGGGGTCGATCTATTCACGAAATTGAAAAGCAGAGAAAGAAACTTGAGTCAGAGAAGTTCGAGCTCGAGTCTGCTCTGAGTGACGCTGAAGGTGCTTTGGAACAGGAAGAGAACAAGCTTTTGAGGCTAAACTTGGAGGTGAATCAGGTGAGAGCGGATATCGAGAAGAGGATccaggagaaggaggaggaattCGAAGGTACCAAGAGGAATCATGCCAAGCAACTCGAGCAAATGCAATTCAACATTGAAGCAGAGTTGAAGGCCAAAGCGGAGGCGATGAGGATGCGCAAGAAACTCGAGCTTGATGTGACAGAATTGGAATCTGCCCTCGAGCACGCCAGTCTTGCCAATATGGAATTGCAGAAGAACATCAAGGGTTATCAAGAAAGGATCAAGGAACGAACCGCTCAATTCGAGGAGGAGCAACGAGCCAAAGATGAAGCTCGAGACATGATGCTGGCCGCCGAGAGACGAGCAGGATCCCTTCAGAATGGTCTGGAAGAGGCCAAGACCATGCTGGATCAAGCTGATCGTGCTCGAAAGCAATCTGAGCAAGAGCTCTCCGACACCAATGAGACTTTGGCCGATCTAACTGTTCAGAATCAGAGTCTGAACTCTGCGAAGAGAAAACTGGATCAAGATCTTGGTGATCTTCGG GGCGAGGCTGACGAGGCCGCGTCTGATGCGCGGATGACCGAGGACAAAGCCAAGAGGGCCATGTTGGATGCTGCCAAGATCGCCGAGGAACTTCGATACGAACAAGAATTTGCCCAAGCCCTTGAGAAGGAGCGAAAAGACATGGAAGCCCGGGCCCACGAAATCCAAGTGCAAGTTGACGATGCCGAGCAGAATGCCATCAAATGGGGTCGGAAGATGGTGGCCAAGTTGGATTCCAGAGTCAAGGAACTCGAAGCCGAATTGGACACGGAACAACGACGTCTGGGAGATGCCACCAAGAACTTCAGAAAAGCGGATCGCGGCATCAAGGAGTACACTTTCCGACAAGAGGAAGATCGTAAGAATGCGGAACGAATGCAAGAGTTGGTGGATAGATTGCAAAACCAG GTGCGCAACTACAAGAAGCAGATTGAAGAGGCGGAGGAGATTGCTGcgttgaacttggccaaatacCGAAAAGCTCAGGTTGAGTTGCAAGAGTCGTTGGAGCGCGCTGATTTAAATGAGCAAGCTTTAGCCAAGTACAGAGCTCGTGGCCGATCTGCCTCCATTGCCAGAGACTTCTGA